CGTGATCGGCGATCTATGCTCGCACAAGACCGAGAGAGACGAGTTGGTCAAGCTGTTCGACAAGGAGCAGATGATCATCTTCTTCGCCGGCGAGCGATCGCTGGAAGACAAGCTCAATTTCAAGACCTATGAACATCACCTCACGGGCCATCAGCTGGCGGCATTACGGGCGCTGTTCACCAATTCGGATATCCCTTGCCTGCGCTTTGACTGGAACGATGACGAGCGAAACCGGGATATGCTGGTCAATCACCTGGCGCGGCCGTTTCACAACTATGCCCAGACCCTGAACACCGTTGATCATTTCGAGAGGCTCGCGGCCGATCTGAAGATTCCCGAACAGAAGTGGGAGCATTTTGCGGACACGATCGCGGAAGTCGTCAAGTTCGCGGTTGGCAAACGCGCGTGGCGTCAGGAGGGCGGACCGAGCTATGTCACGCGCGAGCAAATGTACGAACAATTCGTCTCGCTCGAGGGCAAGACGGTCGGAGGCTTCCTCGATGCCAACAAGCCGTTTGCGCGGGAAATCAAGGCGTTGGTCGACCTGAAATACAACTGCAACCTGCCGGACGCGCTGTCACGCTACGCCGTCACCTCGGCCGGCGACATCGACCGGACCGTGCTGCACGAGCCGCCAAAGAGCGAAGTCCAGCTTTCGCTGTTCGACGCAGAGGACGAGGCGGCCTTCATCGACCTTCTGACGCGCGGCGCTTTCGACGAATTGAACACGTTCAATTCCTTCGACTTCCTGCAGAAGCTGAGCCTCGCCGACGTTCTCCAGCTGCGCGCCAATCCAAGCTGGAGCGAATACGCGGACACGGTGAAGCGAATCCTGCCTGCGCGCAACAGCGGGCGGCTGGCCGCTCATGCCATATTCGATTCCAAGAACCTGGAAGCGCTGAATCAGGTTCATGCAGCCCTTCTCACCAATGCAGCACAGGTCGTTGCAACGCGCGAAGTGATGGAGGAGGTATCCGGGTGGTGGGAGATCGGCGCATCCTTCGCAAATGTGGGCGTCAAGATCTTCTCGGAGTTTGTCGGCGGACACAGCATCGAAATACCGCATGAGCTGCCTTCGATGTTCGCGGAAGCAACCTCGCCGATCCTGATCGAGGCGACCTACAACACGATTGACAAGCGCGGACGGAAACGGGCCATTCGCAAATATCCGCTCTTGAAGAAGCGCGTCGAAAATCCGGCCGACATGTTTCGTCGAACCAGAGAAAAGATAGCAGCCTATCAGAAGGCCAGAGGCAATGTATCAGTGAAGGACACGAGCGAAACAAAGGCCCGCGAGGATGATCGGGAGAACACGATCAATCTTCCGGAATAGCGAGGAGCATCGGAAATCCATGATTACCAAATTGGTCGAGCCGGAAGACATCGAACGGGCGGTCGACCAGCAAAAGTCGCGGCTGCGTGCGGCTGGTCTGCCCGAGAGCTGGGCGACGCTCGGTGAGGTCTACGCCGATCAATACGTCAGGATCGTCCGCGATCCCGTCCGCTTTCCCTCCGGAACGTTCGGTACCTACATCACGATCGAACGAGGGCACGCGAGCGGCGGTGGTGTGATCGCTGTGCCCAGGCTCGGGGAGACCTACGTCCTGATCCGGCACTGGCGATACGCTACGGGAAAAGTGCATCTCGAATTTCCGCGCGGCTTCATCGATCGCGGCGAGCAGCCGGAGCAGGCGATCCGGCGGGAGCTGAAAGAGGAAATCGGTGCGGGTGCGTTGTCGCTGACAAATGTCGGCGTCACCTATGCTGACACCGGTCTGATGAACATCCCCCTTCAGGTCTACGCCGTTGAGATCGACAACGCGAAACTCGTCGCCAGCGACGAGCCGATCGACGGATTGGAATTTCTGACGGCGCGAGAACTCGCTGCCGGGATTGCAAACCGTCAACTGGACGACGGCCTTACCTTGGCTGCCCTGGCGCTTGAGCAGGCCTGGCGGAGTGCGGGCGGCAACTGAAAGAAAGGGCCTACCTCTTCTTCCACCCACCCCGATGCCCCGGCGCACCGCCGCTCGATCTTGGAGCAGGGCCGAACTCGGGGCCGGATTGGCGGGAGTCGGTGGGCTGGAAGATTTTGCTGCCGCTGTCGGGCGAGGGTTTCCGAGGTGCGGCGCGGTTGGGGCGGAAGGGCAGGGACTCCGGGCCGTGCATTTCGTCGAGATGCGGCTTGTGGACCTTTGAAGGGCCGCTGCCGCTCGCCTTGACCGCGGAAGACACGCCCTTCTTCTTCATCGCGCTTACCGGCAGGTTCGCGGCCTCGCCGTACTTCTTCGTCCCGGCATAAGCGCCGGCCTTGCCTTGCACGGCACGCTGTTTCGCGGTGGGATCGTCGACCACCGCCATCTCGGTCGCGCGCAGGCGTTTGACTTCGTCGCGGAGTCTTGCGGCTTCCTCAAAATTCAGATCGGCAGCGGCTTCGCGCATGCGGGTTTCGAGGTCGGAGAGGACAGCTTCGAAATTGTGCCCGATCGAGATGACGTCGTCGGCCATGCCGCCGTCGCCGATCTCGACCAGCACGTGGTCGCGTTCGTAGACAGAGTTCATGATGTCGCCGATCGACTTCTTGATGCTCTCCGGCGTGATGCCGTGCGCCGTGTTGTATTCGACCTGTTTCTCGCGGCGGCGGTCGGT
This portion of the Bradyrhizobium sp. AZCC 2262 genome encodes:
- a CDS encoding NUDIX hydrolase codes for the protein MITKLVEPEDIERAVDQQKSRLRAAGLPESWATLGEVYADQYVRIVRDPVRFPSGTFGTYITIERGHASGGGVIAVPRLGETYVLIRHWRYATGKVHLEFPRGFIDRGEQPEQAIRRELKEEIGAGALSLTNVGVTYADTGLMNIPLQVYAVEIDNAKLVASDEPIDGLEFLTARELAAGIANRQLDDGLTLAALALEQAWRSAGGN